One Proteinivorax tanatarense DNA segment encodes these proteins:
- a CDS encoding helix-turn-helix domain-containing protein: MKSEGFNSHSKHIVLKHAIKHKNVSLTCKLFGISRTTFYNWYRAYQKNGIAGLQSKEPQKPQMPNKVSSSVEREILDYVAKYPLDGPKRIYYEFKSEGLDLGESGIYNVLKRHNLSQKRQRLEYSKNKTYPISVKKKKRQAIPFGDQAKSVNYPGQCVIQRIDFIGKFDGVGKIYQYSIYDVYSRLGVVKLYNKKQDIDVWYFFEHKIMYLLKTFNISIDYLLTYKTKEFLPYFVKGNMLIEVTDDLNINHRFVEYEENSVLDEMTDFNRFLVKDFYSYVENKNSVNSFSKVEREFQKFLRNYNFLTPISKGVNSGKTPIEVVLEQSNNKGLNYEELPIWILALLNQKKRVDVK, from the coding sequence ATGAAATCAGAGGGATTTAATTCACATAGTAAACATATAGTATTAAAGCACGCTATCAAACATAAAAACGTTTCCTTGACATGTAAGTTGTTTGGAATTTCCAGAACGACTTTTTATAACTGGTATAGGGCTTATCAAAAAAATGGAATAGCGGGGTTACAATCAAAGGAACCTCAAAAACCACAAATGCCCAATAAAGTCAGCTCAAGTGTAGAAAGGGAAATATTAGATTATGTGGCTAAATATCCCCTAGATGGTCCCAAGCGTATTTACTATGAATTCAAATCTGAAGGATTAGATTTGGGAGAATCAGGAATATATAACGTTTTGAAGCGTCATAACTTATCTCAAAAAAGACAGCGATTAGAGTATTCTAAAAATAAGACTTATCCTATTAGCGTGAAGAAAAAAAAGAGACAAGCTATTCCTTTTGGGGATCAAGCTAAAAGCGTAAACTACCCAGGTCAATGCGTAATACAGAGGATCGATTTTATCGGTAAGTTTGATGGAGTGGGAAAAATATATCAATACAGCATCTATGATGTTTATTCTAGGTTAGGAGTTGTTAAGCTTTATAATAAAAAGCAGGACATAGATGTTTGGTACTTTTTCGAGCATAAAATAATGTATTTGCTTAAAACTTTTAACATAAGCATAGATTATTTATTAACTTATAAAACTAAAGAGTTTTTACCTTACTTTGTAAAAGGGAACATGCTAATAGAAGTAACTGATGATTTAAACATTAATCATAGGTTTGTTGAGTATGAAGAAAATAGTGTTTTAGATGAGATGACAGACTTTAATCGTTTTTTAGTCAAAGATTTTTATAGCTATGTCGAAAATAAAAACAGCGTTAACTCGTTTTCAAAAGTTGAAAGGGAATTTCAAAAGTTTTTAAGAAATTATAACTTTTTAACACCCATATCAAAAGGGGTAAACTCTGGGAAAACACCAATAGAGGTGGTTCTTGAACAGTCCAATAATAAAGGTTTAAATTATGAGGAGTTGCCAATTTGGATTTTAGCTTTACTTAATCAAAAGAAGCGAGTTGATGTAAAATGA
- a CDS encoding ion transporter, whose protein sequence is MNSSYKCLKERLAEIIFGTETKAGKIFDVILVIVILSNSFLVVIESVDSIRHEYELILITLGWFFIAIFTIEYLLRVWVVDNKQSYILSFYGIIDLLAILPVYLGLFIPQLRFLVVIRILRLLRLFSILKMGRYISESSHLLLALKASRPKITVFLLTISFIILIMGSLMYIIEGPENGFVSIPESMYWAVVTVSTVGYGDISPQTPIGKLFSGLLMIVGYGIIAVPTGIISHELAQTSKRNTKICNSCHGRTYYEDDKFCSKCGKMLNH, encoded by the coding sequence TTGAACTCTAGTTATAAATGTCTTAAGGAACGATTAGCAGAAATAATTTTTGGCACAGAAACTAAGGCTGGAAAAATTTTTGATGTTATTTTAGTAATTGTTATTTTAAGCAATAGTTTTTTAGTGGTTATTGAAAGTGTAGATAGTATCCGGCATGAATATGAGTTGATTTTAATAACATTGGGTTGGTTTTTTATAGCTATTTTTACAATTGAATACTTATTAAGGGTGTGGGTAGTTGATAACAAACAATCCTATATTTTAAGCTTTTATGGCATTATTGACTTATTGGCAATACTACCGGTATATCTGGGATTATTTATACCACAGCTGCGATTTTTAGTTGTTATCAGGATACTGAGGTTGCTAAGGTTGTTTAGCATCCTAAAAATGGGAAGATATATAAGTGAGTCAAGTCATCTGTTGCTAGCCCTTAAAGCAAGTAGGCCTAAAATAACTGTTTTTCTGTTAACAATATCATTTATTATTCTTATAATGGGATCTTTGATGTACATAATCGAAGGACCAGAAAATGGATTTGTTAGCATTCCTGAGTCAATGTATTGGGCAGTGGTAACTGTGTCCACTGTAGGATATGGTGATATTTCCCCTCAAACTCCAATTGGTAAGTTATTTTCTGGATTATTAATGATAGTCGGCTATGGAATTATAGCGGTACCAACAGGAATTATATCCCATGAATTAGCACAAACTTCAAAAAGAAATACAAAAATTTGTAATAGTTGTCATGGAAGAACTTACTATGAAGATGATAAATTTTGTTCAAAATGTGGCAAAATGCTTAACCATTAG
- a CDS encoding DUF2179 domain-containing protein — protein sequence MQEIILILILQLIYVPIFTLRTIFLVKNVTIMASFLGFLEALVYVFGLSLVFSGDTGTVALIVYALGFGVGMLIGSAIENKLAIGYNNLMVNLMDKNTELITHLRNEGFGVTVYEGEGRDSKRYRLDILTKRSREEELFHIIEKFEPRAFIISYEARRFKGGFLVKSMKKKINKKTKSK from the coding sequence ATGCAAGAAATAATTTTGATTTTAATATTACAGCTAATTTATGTGCCTATATTTACACTTCGAACTATTTTCCTTGTTAAAAATGTCACTATCATGGCATCATTTTTGGGATTTTTAGAGGCGCTTGTGTATGTATTTGGTTTGTCGCTGGTGTTTAGTGGAGATACTGGAACAGTTGCATTAATTGTTTATGCATTGGGTTTTGGTGTTGGTATGTTGATTGGCAGTGCTATAGAAAACAAACTTGCTATTGGATACAATAACCTTATGGTTAACTTGATGGATAAAAACACAGAATTAATTACCCACTTAAGAAATGAAGGTTTTGGAGTTACCGTATACGAAGGAGAGGGAAGAGACAGCAAACGTTACAGGTTGGATATTTTAACAAAAAGAAGTAGGGAAGAAGAACTGTTTCATATTATAGAAAAATTTGAACCAAGAGCTTTTATAATTTCCTACGAAGCAAGAAGGTTTAAAGGTGGATTTTTAGTGAAATCAATGAAGAAAAAGATTAATAAGAAAACAAAATCTAAATAA
- a CDS encoding YihY/virulence factor BrkB family protein, translating to MNLVRFPKLFLKEFFEQIKKDPIQDWAATLAFYFMLSIFPFLIFILALFSYLPINIEQIHHFVYEFAPSDLAQVFIDTILEVVAKPKGGLLSFGILASVWTASNGINALMRALNKVHNVDETRSFVKLKLISIFMTLGMVVTFFVILLIPIFGEAILVFLGRIFYFSTETITFINFLGWIISAAIMITALMLTYYIAPNKKLIFGHVVFGAITATLGWLLISYCFSIYVANFNNFSATYGTLGGVIILMFWFYLSGFILIIGGEVNATLYNMRELKKNK from the coding sequence TTGAATTTAGTAAGGTTTCCTAAGTTGTTTTTAAAAGAGTTTTTTGAACAAATTAAAAAAGACCCAATTCAGGACTGGGCAGCAACTCTAGCGTTTTACTTTATGCTATCTATATTTCCTTTTTTGATTTTTATCTTGGCTCTTTTTTCTTATTTGCCTATTAACATAGAACAGATTCATCACTTTGTATATGAGTTTGCACCATCTGATTTAGCCCAGGTGTTTATAGATACAATTTTAGAAGTGGTAGCAAAACCTAAAGGTGGTTTGTTATCATTCGGAATTTTAGCTTCAGTTTGGACTGCTTCCAATGGGATAAATGCTTTAATGAGAGCGCTAAATAAAGTACACAATGTTGATGAAACCAGATCCTTTGTAAAATTAAAGTTAATTTCTATTTTTATGACTTTAGGCATGGTAGTAACGTTTTTTGTAATTTTATTAATCCCAATATTTGGAGAAGCTATATTAGTTTTTTTAGGACGTATTTTTTATTTCTCCACTGAAACAATAACTTTTATAAACTTTTTAGGCTGGATAATTTCAGCAGCAATAATGATAACAGCCTTAATGTTAACTTATTATATAGCACCAAACAAAAAGCTGATTTTTGGTCATGTTGTTTTCGGCGCTATAACAGCAACTTTAGGATGGCTGTTAATTTCGTATTGCTTTTCTATTTATGTTGCAAACTTTAATAATTTCTCAGCTACATACGGAACTTTAGGAGGAGTTATTATATTGATGTTTTGGTTCTATTTAAGTGGATTTATTTTAATAATAGGTGGAGAAGTCAACGCTACCTTATATAATATGAGGGAGCTTAAAAAAAATAAGTAA
- a CDS encoding esterase/lipase family protein — MKKIYFKALLPVLIICIIFAIIPSYAQASSKNPVVFVHGYFDSTSDIFGKSNFSSLKNYLIEQGWPKDNLYVIQFSSITGSNVNNAHELSKFINDILSETGSKQVDIVAHSMGGLSSRYYVNQLGGVDKVGSLITIGTPHYGTPQAYLASWSAGGREMIPRSIFLNYLNNDLLTPGNIHYTSIYTYLDEVVPYRRSRIDGWNNVGGFYNLHITMLMHNSVHEIVRDNLSQ, encoded by the coding sequence ATGAAAAAAATTTATTTTAAAGCATTATTACCAGTTTTAATTATTTGCATTATTTTTGCTATTATTCCTTCCTATGCACAGGCTAGTTCTAAAAACCCAGTGGTTTTTGTGCATGGATATTTTGATTCCACTTCGGATATCTTTGGAAAATCTAATTTTAGCTCGCTAAAAAATTATTTAATTGAGCAAGGGTGGCCCAAAGATAATCTTTATGTAATTCAATTTTCTAGTATTACAGGGAGTAATGTAAACAACGCCCACGAACTAAGTAAATTTATAAACGATATCCTATCAGAAACAGGAAGTAAACAGGTAGACATTGTTGCTCACAGTATGGGAGGGTTAAGTTCTCGTTATTACGTCAACCAACTGGGTGGAGTTGATAAAGTTGGTTCATTAATTACCATAGGTACACCTCACTATGGAACTCCTCAAGCTTATTTAGCAAGTTGGTCTGCTGGAGGGCGGGAGATGATTCCCAGAAGTATTTTCCTAAACTATTTAAATAACGATCTTTTAACACCTGGAAACATTCATTACACTTCAATCTACACTTACCTTGATGAAGTGGTGCCATATAGAAGATCAAGAATCGATGGTTGGAATAATGTAGGGGGATTTTACAATCTACACATTACCATGCTGATGCATAACTCAGTACACGAAATTGTAAGAGATAATTTGTCTCAATAG
- a CDS encoding PH domain-containing protein: protein MKKFKPERSHPIIILTGFLASIKEFIFPIIFVFILQVRSTSLFFENNFFRYFILGSLLISILNSVLQWYFLKYSYSDGVLHVKSGVFVKKDRYIKKERVQTINTKAGILWRILDLVTMQIETAGAGLEPEVHIKAIDRNKAEYISKALEDEKSVEDIDATASVSESTRNVWEINYKRLILAGMTSSGLGIIFSFLAVIVGNGMAIVPGEFFSSAFRIFQNTQLMFIVMLVFLIFLLSWLISIVRFVMSYGGFTIVKDEAEIKITRGLIEKKELSLKVHRIQAIRIVEGLLRQPFGYAIVEVEVAGGASEDSGFKTILNPMIKKSEIEDFISFVSPDRAYCQDFKNLPQKALRRYITRSTVPLLPLLVIFYLVSNPFVWAGLLILPISWFLGYLRYKDGSYVILDQNIIFRYRIIARTTVLMKKSQIQSIELKTNFIQKAKNLTTISSTVLTAMLSATFTVKDISRESGEELWAWFTRE, encoded by the coding sequence ATGAAGAAATTTAAGCCAGAGAGATCTCATCCAATCATCATATTGACAGGATTTCTAGCTAGCATAAAAGAGTTTATATTTCCCATAATATTTGTTTTTATTTTACAAGTCCGATCCACATCACTCTTTTTTGAAAATAATTTTTTTCGTTATTTTATTTTAGGCTCACTGTTAATTAGTATATTAAATAGTGTTTTGCAATGGTACTTTTTAAAATACTCTTACTCTGATGGGGTGCTTCATGTTAAGTCAGGTGTTTTTGTAAAAAAAGACCGATATATAAAAAAAGAACGAGTACAGACTATTAACACTAAAGCAGGGATTTTGTGGAGAATTCTTGACCTGGTAACTATGCAAATTGAAACTGCGGGAGCAGGACTAGAGCCTGAGGTTCATATAAAAGCTATAGATAGAAATAAAGCAGAGTATATTAGTAAAGCTTTAGAAGATGAAAAGAGTGTAGAAGACATTGATGCTACCGCTTCTGTTTCAGAGTCAACAAGGAATGTTTGGGAAATAAACTATAAACGTCTAATTTTAGCGGGTATGACTTCTAGTGGCTTAGGAATAATTTTCTCTTTTTTAGCTGTAATAGTAGGAAATGGTATGGCAATTGTACCAGGTGAATTTTTTAGCTCCGCCTTTAGAATCTTTCAAAACACTCAGTTAATGTTTATTGTTATGCTTGTATTTTTGATATTTTTATTATCTTGGCTTATTTCTATAGTTCGGTTCGTCATGTCCTATGGAGGTTTTACTATAGTTAAAGATGAAGCGGAAATTAAAATCACTAGAGGGCTTATTGAGAAAAAAGAGCTAAGTTTAAAAGTGCATAGAATTCAAGCTATAAGAATAGTAGAAGGGCTATTACGGCAACCTTTTGGTTACGCAATTGTAGAAGTGGAGGTAGCCGGCGGTGCTTCTGAGGACAGCGGATTTAAAACAATATTAAATCCAATGATTAAAAAAAGTGAAATAGAAGATTTTATAAGCTTTGTTTCACCTGACAGAGCATATTGTCAAGATTTTAAAAATCTACCTCAAAAAGCCTTAAGGCGTTATATTACTAGGTCTACTGTCCCATTACTTCCCTTACTTGTGATATTCTACTTGGTATCTAACCCTTTTGTATGGGCAGGTCTGTTGATACTCCCTATTTCTTGGTTTTTAGGATATCTGAGGTATAAAGATGGTAGCTATGTCATTTTAGATCAAAATATTATTTTTCGTTATCGCATTATTGCTAGGACCACAGTTTTAATGAAAAAAAGCCAAATTCAATCAATAGAACTCAAAACGAATTTTATTCAGAAAGCTAAAAACCTTACCACCATAAGTTCTACTGTATTAACAGCAATGCTAAGTGCCACATTTACAGTAAAAGACATTAGCAGGGAGTCAGGAGAAGAACTATGGGCTTGGTTTACTAGAGAGTAA
- a CDS encoding PH domain-containing protein: MDYKRPKEKIHPKAIKAWRVGGCIYFAFYIFIIIGFIVSSRLWGPFPNFILWILMSLAIVLGLLNIFIIPSIRKRYWCYEIKEYEVDIQYGILVVKRSLIPMAKIQHVDTEQGPILRYFQLATLSISTAGTNHKIPALKMEKALELRKQISTLARINDEEI, from the coding sequence ATGGATTATAAGCGACCGAAGGAAAAGATTCATCCTAAGGCCATAAAAGCGTGGAGAGTTGGGGGTTGCATTTATTTTGCATTTTATATTTTTATTATTATTGGATTTATAGTATCTTCACGCTTATGGGGGCCGTTTCCAAATTTTATTTTATGGATACTAATGTCTTTAGCAATAGTACTAGGGCTGTTAAACATTTTTATTATTCCCTCTATACGAAAACGTTACTGGTGTTATGAAATAAAAGAATATGAAGTGGATATTCAATATGGTATACTGGTGGTAAAACGAAGTCTGATACCAATGGCTAAAATACAACATGTAGATACAGAGCAGGGACCGATTTTACGATATTTTCAGCTTGCAACTCTATCAATTTCAACGGCAGGCACCAATCATAAAATACCTGCACTAAAAATGGAAAAAGCTTTGGAGTTAAGAAAACAGATTTCTACCTTAGCGAGGATAAACGATGAAGAAATTTAA
- a CDS encoding DUF2812 domain-containing protein has product MKEKKYVLIGGYAFLEKNDMKKLKNLAKQGWLIDGVVLPILCYRFKKGEPKNLDFAVDYQKNVGEDYFSLFKSAGWKHELTLGDELHLFSAPEGIKPIYTDNTSKFDNLETIAGKFKVSSIYSLIIFTSLIIISRFLQEINIIYYILITISFVAVIFTSLPYLGYKYKLKKMRKN; this is encoded by the coding sequence ATGAAAGAAAAAAAATACGTTTTAATCGGTGGTTATGCTTTTTTAGAAAAGAATGACATGAAAAAGCTAAAAAATCTAGCCAAACAGGGTTGGTTAATTGATGGGGTAGTTTTGCCAATACTATGCTACCGCTTTAAAAAAGGGGAGCCTAAGAATTTAGATTTTGCAGTTGATTATCAAAAAAATGTAGGTGAAGATTATTTCTCCTTATTTAAATCAGCAGGTTGGAAGCATGAACTGACTTTAGGAGATGAATTACATCTTTTTTCGGCTCCAGAAGGTATAAAACCAATTTACACAGATAATACTTCAAAATTTGATAATCTAGAAACAATTGCAGGAAAGTTCAAAGTAAGCAGTATTTACTCGTTAATTATATTTACATCACTCATAATAATCAGTAGGTTTTTGCAGGAAATAAATATTATTTACTATATACTTATTACTATTAGCTTTGTCGCTGTAATCTTTACCAGTTTGCCTTATTTAGGCTATAAGTACAAGCTTAAAAAAATGAGAAAGAATTAA
- a CDS encoding PadR family transcriptional regulator codes for MARTDSINMGELTDTIYYILLSLLEEKHGYLIMQNVNDMTNGKFTIGPGSLYTSLKKLLKAELIEMTKEQKDNKKIYKITDKGLRMLKNEVRRKKNMVCQAEIKLKEKGEKL; via the coding sequence TTGGCTAGAACGGACTCAATTAATATGGGTGAATTAACAGATACAATATATTATATACTATTAAGTCTTTTGGAGGAAAAACATGGGTATTTAATTATGCAAAATGTTAATGACATGACCAATGGAAAGTTTACAATAGGGCCCGGTTCTTTATATACCTCATTAAAGAAATTATTGAAAGCAGAACTTATTGAAATGACTAAAGAGCAAAAAGATAATAAGAAAATATACAAAATAACAGACAAGGGGCTACGAATGTTAAAAAATGAAGTTAGAAGAAAGAAGAATATGGTATGCCAGGCAGAAATTAAACTAAAAGAGAAAGGAGAGAAGTTATGA
- a CDS encoding M20 family peptidase yields the protein MLTLLTVTILVILLIILIQTLTFKKKGTVKCAPKSININTERALQRFSEMVKCRTISYSDKKRIDYNEFKKLHYIIEKNYPNIQKKLKKETIDHSVIYKWQGQDRTLKPALLIAHLDVVPVEGGTEKDWCHEPFSGEIADGFIWGRGTLDMKVQLFAILEVVENLLSQNFAPKRDIYLAFGQDEEVGGLDGAAKIAELFKDRGLEFEYVLDEGGCVTEDILKEVATPVAVVGVAEKGYADVEISCQDSGGHSSMPPQNTAVGVLCKSIVKLEQKQLKTKITSPVKEMLENIGPEMSFTNKVIIANMWLFKPLFKSVFSKSKTGNALLRTTTASTVIQGSDASNVLPQHAKAIINFRILPGETSEDVVKHVINTINDNRVSVRLIKKWEPSEITTSPSNDTFEKIKLTIQKVFPEAIVTPYLVIGGTDGKKYEMISDNVYRFTPIKVEASEINRMHNTNERVSVENVKRSLRFFNELVQNS from the coding sequence ATGTTAACACTTTTAACAGTTACCATCCTTGTGATATTGCTGATTATTTTAATACAAACACTTACTTTTAAAAAAAAGGGAACTGTGAAATGTGCCCCTAAAAGCATTAATATAAATACAGAAAGAGCATTACAAAGGTTTTCAGAAATGGTAAAGTGTCGAACAATTTCCTATAGCGATAAAAAAAGGATTGATTATAATGAGTTTAAAAAACTACACTATATAATTGAGAAAAATTATCCCAATATCCAAAAAAAATTAAAGAAGGAAACGATTGACCATTCAGTTATATATAAATGGCAAGGTCAAGATAGAACATTAAAGCCAGCACTGTTGATTGCCCATTTGGACGTAGTACCAGTAGAAGGTGGGACAGAAAAAGATTGGTGTCATGAGCCTTTTAGTGGGGAAATTGCAGATGGATTTATATGGGGTAGGGGTACTCTAGATATGAAAGTACAGCTATTTGCTATTTTAGAGGTAGTGGAGAACTTATTGTCTCAGAATTTTGCTCCTAAAAGAGATATTTATTTGGCATTTGGTCAGGATGAAGAAGTCGGAGGGTTAGATGGAGCTGCTAAAATAGCTGAACTTTTTAAAGATAGAGGATTAGAATTTGAATATGTTCTAGATGAGGGTGGATGTGTTACCGAAGATATACTAAAAGAAGTAGCTACACCAGTTGCAGTGGTTGGTGTAGCAGAAAAAGGATATGCTGATGTAGAAATATCCTGTCAGGATTCTGGCGGGCACTCATCTATGCCACCACAAAATACAGCTGTTGGAGTGCTGTGTAAAAGCATAGTGAAACTAGAACAAAAGCAATTAAAAACTAAAATAACAAGTCCTGTAAAAGAAATGCTTGAAAATATAGGACCAGAAATGAGCTTTACTAACAAAGTTATTATAGCGAATATGTGGCTTTTTAAACCTTTATTTAAATCAGTGTTTTCTAAATCAAAAACAGGAAACGCTCTATTAAGGACAACTACAGCATCAACTGTTATACAAGGTAGTGATGCTTCTAACGTTTTGCCTCAACATGCAAAAGCTATAATTAATTTTAGAATTTTGCCGGGAGAAACATCAGAGGATGTAGTAAAACATGTTATAAACACTATAAATGACAACAGAGTATCTGTTAGACTGATAAAAAAATGGGAACCATCAGAAATTACAACAAGTCCATCAAACGATACCTTTGAAAAAATTAAGCTAACTATACAGAAAGTATTTCCCGAAGCTATAGTGACGCCTTATTTAGTTATTGGTGGAACAGACGGAAAAAAATATGAAATGATAAGTGATAATGTTTATAGATTTACTCCTATAAAAGTAGAAGCATCAGAAATCAATAGGATGCATAATACTAATGAGAGAGTGTCTGTTGAAAATGTAAAGAGGAGTTTACGGTTCTTTAATGAACTTGTACAAAACTCTTAA
- a CDS encoding DUF5058 family protein, whose protein sequence is MSFQDVANSTLLYLLVIFGLLYIIAFASVFLIQSYKRCLELGIDKKTIYKVIKSTLIFTIVPSIAIVIGFYSLATVFGIPWPWWRLSVLGSVAYELMAADMAAKGMGYNSIALMAEANDPQVFGAVMFVMSIGILGGFLVLLPFAKKMTTGLMEARERKDNTWGIVMTSCFMLTLIAVFFPLMIFDNPVSAATLFTSAFIAFSLGYIAKRFRLLWLNDFILALTLILAMVASVGWSNLLL, encoded by the coding sequence ATGAGCTTCCAAGATGTAGCGAATAGTACTTTGCTGTATCTACTTGTTATTTTTGGACTGTTATATATTATAGCTTTTGCATCTGTGTTTTTGATACAGAGCTACAAGAGGTGTTTAGAACTAGGGATAGACAAAAAAACAATTTATAAGGTTATAAAGTCAACCTTGATTTTTACCATAGTTCCCAGTATAGCAATTGTAATAGGTTTTTATTCGTTGGCCACTGTGTTTGGTATTCCTTGGCCATGGTGGAGATTATCGGTGTTAGGCTCAGTTGCATATGAACTAATGGCTGCAGATATGGCAGCTAAAGGGATGGGGTATAACAGCATTGCTTTAATGGCTGAGGCAAATGATCCTCAAGTGTTTGGAGCTGTTATGTTTGTAATGTCTATAGGAATTTTAGGGGGATTTCTGGTCCTGTTACCATTTGCTAAAAAAATGACAACAGGTTTGATGGAGGCTAGAGAAAGGAAAGACAATACATGGGGCATTGTAATGACTTCATGTTTTATGTTGACCCTTATAGCTGTATTTTTTCCTTTAATGATTTTTGATAATCCAGTTAGCGCAGCTACATTGTTTACCAGTGCTTTTATAGCATTTAGCTTAGGATATATTGCTAAAAGGTTTAGATTGTTGTGGTTAAACGACTTTATATTAGCTCTAACGCTTATATTAGCAATGGTTGCTTCTGTTGGTTGGTCTAATTTGCTTTTGTAG
- a CDS encoding MerR family transcriptional regulator, with amino-acid sequence MKISKFSEKHDVPKSTIRFYIKLGLLIPNKHNSQYIFDEQCDKTIYLINKMKKFNFNLEEIQEFLSFNILSASEDEEYLDYMLKLYKKKKVQLLINKKEIDEILEVMDSEIYKISKRVNKKSVLGIPLHFLNLLACPWCNNDIIIDSDNVRNNSVLDGKGCCSNCNYSFIIQEGIIITSMKFKDEKYMDFDQLKRRYINNTDKELIHNVYLAASWVGKKVLETNLSNKIIMKNTTGLGAFLSRLSENLPEDSCFISVDNNLDSLKYAKKIVEKKKHRPDIIFICSNYPDIPLQNYCVDIIIDKVNGSFYDSQKTEKVMKNISFLNKMLKKDGLWVGTYVYFNLYDFPKLLDEKYQKYYSKVWIKELFNKYFNQEDSLIHEPITLEVGEYGSFLERGNNVNQWTYLGRKK; translated from the coding sequence ATGAAAATAAGCAAATTTTCTGAGAAGCATGATGTACCTAAATCAACTATCCGTTTTTATATTAAACTAGGACTTCTGATACCTAATAAACATAACTCTCAATATATATTTGATGAACAATGTGATAAAACAATCTACTTAATCAATAAAATGAAGAAGTTTAACTTTAACTTAGAAGAAATTCAAGAATTTCTGTCTTTTAATATCTTAAGCGCTTCTGAAGATGAAGAATACCTTGATTATATGTTGAAACTATATAAAAAGAAAAAGGTTCAGCTGTTAATTAACAAAAAAGAAATAGATGAGATATTAGAGGTTATGGATAGTGAAATTTATAAAATTTCTAAACGTGTTAATAAAAAAAGCGTGTTAGGCATCCCACTACACTTCTTAAATCTATTAGCATGCCCCTGGTGTAATAATGATATCATTATTGATAGTGATAATGTGAGAAATAACTCTGTTTTAGATGGAAAGGGGTGTTGTAGTAATTGCAATTACAGTTTTATAATACAAGAGGGAATAATAATTACTAGCATGAAGTTTAAAGATGAAAAATATATGGATTTTGATCAATTAAAGCGCAGGTACATAAATAATACTGACAAAGAACTTATTCATAATGTCTATTTAGCGGCCAGTTGGGTTGGTAAAAAAGTATTAGAGACAAATTTATCCAATAAGATCATTATGAAAAACACTACAGGTTTAGGTGCTTTTTTAAGTAGGTTGAGCGAAAATCTTCCTGAAGACTCATGCTTTATTTCTGTAGACAACAATCTGGACTCTTTAAAGTATGCTAAAAAAATAGTAGAAAAGAAAAAACATAGACCAGATATCATTTTTATTTGTTCAAACTATCCCGACATACCACTTCAAAATTATTGCGTTGATATTATAATAGATAAAGTAAATGGTTCTTTTTATGATAGCCAAAAGACTGAAAAAGTAATGAAGAATATATCGTTTTTAAACAAAATGCTAAAAAAAGATGGATTATGGGTAGGTACCTACGTTTATTTTAATTTATATGACTTTCCTAAGTTATTGGATGAAAAGTATCAAAAGTATTATTCTAAAGTCTGGATAAAAGAATTGTTTAATAAGTACTTTAATCAGGAGGACTCGCTAATCCATGAGCCAATTACCTTAGAGGTGGGTGAATACGGCTCATTTTTAGAAAGAGGTAATAATGTCAATCAATGGACATATTTAGGAAGGAAAAAATAA